One segment of Tamandua tetradactyla isolate mTamTet1 chromosome 13, mTamTet1.pri, whole genome shotgun sequence DNA contains the following:
- the ZSWIM8 gene encoding zinc finger SWIM domain-containing protein 8 isoform X5, giving the protein MELMFAEWEDGERFSFEDSDRFEEDSLCSFISEAESLCQNWRGWRKQSAGPNSPTGGGGGGGSGGTRMRDGLVIPLVELSAKQVAFHIPFEVVEKVYPPVPEQLQLRIAFWSFPENEEDIRLYSCLANGSADEFQRGDQLFRMRAVKDPLQIGFHLSATVVPPQMVPPKGAYNVAVMFDRCRVTSCSCTCGAGAKWCTHVVALCLFRIHNASAVCLRAPVSESLSRLQRDQLQKFAQYLISELPQQILPTAQRLLDELLSSQSTAINTVCGAPDPTAGPSASDQSTWYLDESTLTDNIKKTLHKFCGPSPVVFSDVNSMYLSSTEPPAAAEWACLLRPLRGREPEGVWNLLSIVREMFKRRDSNAAPLLEILTDQCLTYEQITGWWYSVRTSASHSSASGHTGRSNGQSEVAAHACASMCDEMVTLWRLAVLDPALSPQRRRELCAQLRQWQLKVIENVKRGQHKKTLERLFPGFRPAVEACYFNWEEAYPLPGVTYSGTDRKLALCWARALPPRPGTSRSGGLEESRDRPRPLPTEPAVRPKEPGAKRKGLGEGVPSSQRGPRRLSTEGVEKALHKMGSGGGKAKALGGAGSGGKGSAGGGSKRRLSSEDSSLEPDLAEMSLDDSSLALGAEASTFGGFPESPPPCPTPGGPRGPSTFLPDPPDTYEEDGGVYFSEGPELPTPSAHPPGLLPREICTQDDLPSTDECGDGLPKAKEAAPTVGEDDDDYQAYYLNAQDGAGGEEEKAEGGAGEEHDLFAGLKPLEQESRMEVLFACAEALHAHGYSNEASRLTVELAQDLLANPPDLKVEPPPAKGKKNKVSTSRQTWVATNTLTKAAFLLTVLSERPEHHNLAFRVGMFALELQRPPASTKALEVKLAYQESEVAALLKKIPLGPSEMSTMRCRAEELREGTLCDYRPVLPLMLASFIFDVLCTPVVSPTGSRPPSRNWNNEMPGDEELGFEAAVAALGMKTTVSEAEHPLLCEGTRREKGDLALALMITYKDDQAKLKKILDKLLDRESQTHKPQTLSSFYSSSRPATASQRSPSKHGGPSAPGALQPLTSGSAGPAQPGSVAGAGPGPTEGFTEKNVPESSPHSPCEGLPPEAALALRPEGKVPSRLALGSRGGYNGRGWGSPGRPKKKHTGMASIDSSAPETTSDSSPTLSRRPLRGGWAPTSWGRGQDSDSISSSSSDSLGSSSSSGSRRASASGGARAKTVEVGRYKGRRPESHAPHVPNQPSEAAAHFYFELAKTVLIKAGGNSSTSIFTHPSSSGGHQGPHRNLHLCAFEIGLYALGLHNFVSPNWLSRTYSSHVSWITGQAMEIGSAALTILVECWDGHLTPPEVASLADRASRARDSNMVRAAAELALSCLPHAHALNPNEIQRALVQCKEQDNLMLEKACMAVEEAAKGGGVYPEVLFEVAHQWFWLYEQTAVHPYHTEPGLPLPTSVACELWGQGTVSSVHPASTFPAIQGASLPALTTQPSPLVSGGFPPPEEETHSQPVNPHSLHHLHAAYRVGMLALEMLGRRAHNDHPNNFSRSPPYTDDVKWLLGLAAKLGDRHGDAAAAEPRSCPQPPACPGLPPTGAALPAGIHAVHPPSLDPPDPCRLRRLCECDPQCPQRLLPDAHGHDAVQRHPTEPQAQQTDQGAVAAGLTRDDHLLPLSLAPLGPYTGTQACGYGGPAHRGSESWLDRSSPLSSLVTQTGSCSWAVAWGQDVSDPRSLGLGERTLLGRGRWVASGIYLAFINI; this is encoded by the exons ATGGAGCTGATGTTCGCGGAGTGGGAGGACGGGGAGCGCTTCTCATTTGAGGATTCGGACCGCTTTGAGGAGGATTCGCTCTGTTCCTTCATCTCCGAGGCCGAGAGCCTCTGCCAGAACTGGCGGGGATGGCGCAAACAGTCAGCGGGGCCCAATTCTCCCACTGGCGGCGGTGGCGGAGGTGGCAGTGGCGGTACCAGAATGCGAG ATGGACTGGTGATTCCATTGGTGGAGCTGTCGGCAAAGCAGGTGGCATTTCATATCCCATTTGAAGTGGTAGAGAAAGTTTACCCCCCAGTGCCTGAGCAGCTACAGCTCCGAATTGCTTTTTGGAGCTTCCCTGAGAACGAAGAGGATATTCG GCTGTATTCTTGCCTGGCCAATGGCAGTGCAGACGAGTTCCAGCGAGGGGATCAGCTCTTCCGTATGAGGGCTGTGAAGGATCCATTGCAGATAG GGTTCCACCTGAGTGCTACAGTGGTGCCTCCTCAGATGGTCCCCCCAAAAGGGGCCTACAACGTGGCCGTGATGTTCGATCGCTGCCGGGTCACTTCCTGCAGCTGTACCTGTGGGGCTGGAGCCAAATGGTGCACCCACGTCGTGGCACTCTGTCTCTTCCGCATCCACAAT GCTTCTGCAGTCTGCCTGCGTGCCCCAGTCTCAGAGTCCCTGTCACGGCTACAGAGGGACCAGCTGCAGAAGTTTGCTCAGTACCTCATCAGTGAGCTCCCTCAGCAG ATCCTCCCCACAGCTCAGCGTCTCCTGGATGAACTCCTCTCCTCCCAGTCAACAGCCATCAATACAGTGTGTGGAGCCCCAG ACCCCACAGCAGGGCCCTCCGCCTCAGACCAGAGTACTTGGTATTTAGATGAGTCCACGCTCACCGACAACATCAAGAAGACACTCCACAAATTTTGTGGCCCCTCCCCTGTGGTGTTCAG TGATGTAAATTCCATGTATCTGTCTTCCACGGAGCCTCCCGCCGCTGCTGAATGGGCATGTCTGCTACGCCCTCTGAGGGGCCGGGAACCAGAGGGTGTCTGGAACCTGCTTAGCATTGTGCGGGAGATGTTCAAGCGGAGGGACAGCAATGCTGCCCCCTTGTTGGAAATCCTCACTGACCAGTGCCTCACCTATGAGCAG ATAACAGGTTGGTGGTATAGTGTGCGCACCTCAGCCTCCCACAGCAGCGCCAGTGGGCACACAGGCCGTAGCAATGGGCAGTCCGAGGTGGCAGCACATGCATGTGCCAGCATGTGTGACGAGATGGTCACACTGTGGAGGCTGGCTGTGTTGGACCCTGCACTCAGTCCCCAGCG CCGCCGGGAATTGTGTGCACAGCTGCGCCAGTGGCAACTGAAGGTGATTGAGAATGTGAAGCGGGGGCAGCACAAGAAGACATTGGAGCGGCTCTTTCCTGGCTTCCGGCCAGCGGTGGAAGCTTGCTACTTTAACTGGGAAGAGGCCTACCCACTTCCTGGTGTCACCTACAGTGGCACTGATCGGAAGCTGGCACTGTGCTGGGCCCGGGCCCTGCCGCCTCGACCAGGCACTTCCCGCTCAGGGGGCCTGGAGGAATCCAGGGACCGGCCCCGACCTCTTCCTACTGAGCCAGCTGTGCGGCCCAAAGAGCCTGGGGCCAAGCGCAAGGGATTGGGTGAGGGGGTTCCCTCGTCACAGCGGGGTCCCCGCCGCCTCTCAACTGAGGGGGTAGAAAAAGCCCTGCATAAGATGGGTTCAGGTGGGGGCAAAGCCAAGGCACTGGGCGGGGCTGGCAGTGGGGGCAAGGGCTCAGCAGGCGGCGGGAGCAAGCGACGGCTGAGCAGTGAAGACAGTTCCTTGGAACCAGATCTAGCAGAGATGAGCCTGGATGACAGCAGCTTGGCCCTGGGTGCTGAGGCCAGCACCTTTGGTGGATTCCCTGAGAGCCCTCCACCCTGCCCTACTCCTGGTGGCCCCCGAGGCCCTTCTACCTTCCTCCCTGACCCCCCAGATACCTATGAAGAAGATGGTGGTGTGTACTTCTCAGAGGGGCCTGAGCTTCCTACACCCTCTGCTCACCCCCCCGGTCTCCTACCCAGGGAGATCTGTACCCAGGATGACCTCCCTTCCACCGATGAGTGTGGCGATGGTCTCCCTAAGGCCAAAGAGGCAGCCCCTACAGTTGGAGAAGATGATGATGACTACCAGGCATATTATCTGAATGCCCAGGACGGGGCTGGGGGCGAGGAGGAGAAGGcggagggtggggctggggaagaGCATGACCTATTTGCCGGACTGAAGCCACTGGAACAGGAGAGCCGCATGGAG GTATTATTTGCCTGTGCTGAGGCCCTGCATGCGCATGGCTACAGCAATGAGGCCTCCCGTCTCACCGTGGAGCTTGCCCAGGACCTGCTAGCCAACCCACCCGACCTCAAGGTAGAGCCGCCCCCTGCCAAG GGCAAGAAGAACAAGGTATCCACAAGCCGTCAAACCTGGGTGGCTACCAACACTCTGACCAAGGCAGCCTTCTTGCTAACAGTGCTAAGTGAGCGTCCAGAGCACCACAACCTAGCCTTCCGAGTTGGCATGTTTGCTTTGGAGCTACAGCGGCCGCCAGCTTCTACCAAGGCCTTGGAG GTGAAACTGGCATACCAGGAGTCTGAGGTAGCCGCCCTGCTCAAGAAGATCCCTCTGGGGCCGAGTGAGATGAGCACCATGCGGTGCCGGGCAGAGGAGCTCCGGGAAGGGACACTCTGTGACTATCGGCCTGTGTTGCCCCTCATGCTGGCCAGTTTCATCTTTGACGTTCTCTGTACTCCAG TGGTTTCTCCCACGGGTTCCCGGCCCCCAAGTCGCAACTGGAACAATGAGATGCCTGGGGAtgaggagctgggatttgaagcaGCAGTTGCTGCCTTGG gcatgaaaacaacagtGAGCGAGGCAGAGCATCCCCTCCTGTGTGAGGGCACACGTCGGGAGAAGGGTGACCTGGCACTGGCACTAATGATCACTTATAAGGATGACCAGGCTAAGCTCAAGAAG ATCTTAGACAAACTCTTGGACCGGGAGAGTCAGACCCATAAGCCACAGACACTGAGTTCGTTCTACTCATCTAGCCGCCCTGCCACAGCCAGCCAGAGGTCTCCTTCAAAGCACGGGGGTCCATCTGCCCCAGGGGCCCTGCAGCCTTTGACCTCAGGCTCTGCAGGGCCTGCTCAGCCAGGGAGTGTGGCAGGGGCTGGGCCAGGCCCCACTGAGGGCTTCACAGAGAAGAATGTGCCTG AGAGTTCCCCACATTCCCCCTGTGAGGGACTCCCACCAGAAGCAGCTTTGGCTCTAAGGCCGGAAGGGAAGGTTCCAAGCCGCCTGGCACTTGGCAGTCGTGGAGGCTACAATGGTCGGGGCTGGGGGTCCCCAGGACGGCCTAAGAAGAAGCACACTG GCATGGCCAGCATTGACAGCAGTGCCCCTGAAACAACGTCGGATAGTTCTCCCACCCTAAGCCGAAGGCCACTTCGAGGGGGCTGGGCCCCCACCTCCTGGGGTCGAGGACAGGACAGTGACAGCATTAGCAGCTCTTCCTCCGACTCCCTGGGTTCCTCATCCTCCAGTGGAAGTCGCCGGGCCAGCGCCAGTGGAGGGGCCCGGGCCAAAACAGTTGAAGTTGGCAG GTACAAGGGCCGTCGCCCCGAGAGTCATGCCCCCCATGTACCCAATCAGCCGTCAGAGGCAGCTGCACACTTCTACTTCGAACTGGCGAAGACAGTGCTGATCAAGGCAGGGGGCAACAGCAGCACTTCCATTTTCACACATCCATCTTCCTCAGGGGGCCATCAGGGTCCTCACCGCAACCTGCACCTTTGCGCCTTCGAGATTGGGCTTTATGCCCTTGGCCTGCACAACTTTGTTTCTCCCAACTGGCTCTCACGTACCTATTCTTCCCATGTTTCCTGGATTACAG GTCAGGCTATGGAGATTGGCAGCGCAGCCCTGACTATATTGGTAGAATGCTGGGATGGGCACCTGACGCCCCCTGAGGTTGCATCCCTGGCTGACAGGGCATCACGGGCACGAGACTCGAATATGGTGAGGGCAGCAGCAGAGCTAGCCCTAAGCTGCCTGCCTCATGCCCATGCATTGAACCCCAATGAGATCCAGCGGGCCCTGGTGCAGTGCAAGGAGCAG GATAACCTGATGTTGGAGAAGGCCTGCATGGCAGTGGAAGAGGCGGCTAAGGGTGGGGGCGTGTACCCCGAAGTGTTGTTTGAGGTTGCTCACCAGTGGTTCTGGCTATATGAGCAAACAGCAG TACATCCCTATCACACAGAGCCAGGGCTCCCACTGCCCACCAGTGTGGCCTGTGAGTTGTGGGGACAGGGAACAG TGAGCAGTGTCCATCCAGCTTCCACGTTTCCAGCCATCCAGGGTGCCTCGCTGCCAGCCCTGACCACACAGCCCAGCCCTCTGGTGAGCGGCGGTTTTCCACCACCTGAGGAGGAGACTCACAGTCAGCCTGTCAACCCACACAGCTTACACCACCTGCACGCTGCCTACCGAGTTG gAATGCTGGCGCTGGAGATGCTGGGTCGCCGGGCACACAATGACCACCCCAACAACTTTTCCCGCTCCCCCCCATACACTGATGATGTCAAATGGTTGCTGGGGCTGGCAGCAAAGCTGG GAGATCGTCATGGAGACGCTGCAGCGGCTGAGCCCCGCTCATGCCCACAACCACCTGCGTGCCCCGGCCTTCCACCAACTGGTGCAGCGCTGCCAGCAGGCATACATGCAG TACATCCACCATCGCTTGATCCACCTGACCCCTGCCGACTACGACGACTTTGTGAATGCGATCCGCAGTGCCCGCAGCGCCTTCTGCCTGACGCCCATGGGCATGATGCAGTTCAACGACATCCTACAGAACCTCAAGCGCAGCAAACAGACCAAGGAGCTGTGGCAGCGGGTCTCACTCGAGATGACCACCTTCTCCCCTTGAGTCTGGCCCCCCTAGGGCCCTATACAGGGACGCAGGCCTGTGGCTATGGGGGTCCCGCACACAGGGGAAGTGAATCTTGGCTGGACAGATCATCCCCACTCAGTTCGCTGGTCACCCAGACGGGCAGCTGCTCATGGGCTGTAGCTTGGGGCCAAGATGTCTCAGACCCTAGAAGCCTAGGGTTGGGGGAGAGAACCCTGTTGGGGAGGGGGCGTTGGGTGGCCTCTGGTATTTATTtggcatttataaatatataa
- the ZSWIM8 gene encoding zinc finger SWIM domain-containing protein 8 isoform X1, with amino-acid sequence MELMFAEWEDGERFSFEDSDRFEEDSLCSFISEAESLCQNWRGWRKQSAGPNSPTGGGGGGGSGGTRMRDGLVIPLVELSAKQVAFHIPFEVVEKVYPPVPEQLQLRIAFWSFPENEEDIRLYSCLANGSADEFQRGDQLFRMRAVKDPLQIGFHLSATVVPPQMVPPKGAYNVAVMFDRCRVTSCSCTCGAGAKWCTHVVALCLFRIHNASAVCLRAPVSESLSRLQRDQLQKFAQYLISELPQQILPTAQRLLDELLSSQSTAINTVCGAPDPTAGPSASDQSTWYLDESTLTDNIKKTLHKFCGPSPVVFSDVNSMYLSSTEPPAAAEWACLLRPLRGREPEGVWNLLSIVREMFKRRDSNAAPLLEILTDQCLTYEQITGWWYSVRTSASHSSASGHTGRSNGQSEVAAHACASMCDEMVTLWRLAVLDPALSPQRRRELCAQLRQWQLKVIENVKRGQHKKTLERLFPGFRPAVEACYFNWEEAYPLPGVTYSGTDRKLALCWARALPPRPGTSRSGGLEESRDRPRPLPTEPAVRPKEPGAKRKGLGEGVPSSQRGPRRLSTEGVEKALHKMGSGGGKAKALGGAGSGGKGSAGGGSKRRLSSEDSSLEPDLAEMSLDDSSLALGAEASTFGGFPESPPPCPTPGGPRGPSTFLPDPPDTYEEDGGVYFSEGPELPTPSAHPPGLLPREICTQDDLPSTDECGDGLPKAKEAAPTVGEDDDDYQAYYLNAQDGAGGEEEKAEGGAGEEHDLFAGLKPLEQESRMEVLFACAEALHAHGYSNEASRLTVELAQDLLANPPDLKVEPPPAKGKKNKVSTSRQTWVATNTLTKAAFLLTVLSERPEHHNLAFRVGMFALELQRPPASTKALEVKLAYQESEVAALLKKIPLGPSEMSTMRCRAEELREGTLCDYRPVLPLMLASFIFDVLCTPVVSPTGSRPPSRNWNNEMPGDEELGFEAAVAALGMKTTVSEAEHPLLCEGTRREKGDLALALMITYKDDQAKLKKILDKLLDRESQTHKPQTLSSFYSSSRPATASQRSPSKHGGPSAPGALQPLTSGSAGPAQPGSVAGAGPGPTEGFTEKNVPESSPHSPCEGLPPEAALALRPEGKVPSRLALGSRGGYNGRGWGSPGRPKKKHTGMASIDSSAPETTSDSSPTLSRRPLRGGWAPTSWGRGQDSDSISSSSSDSLGSSSSSGSRRASASGGARAKTVEVGRYKGRRPESHAPHVPNQPSEAAAHFYFELAKTVLIKAGGNSSTSIFTHPSSSGGHQGPHRNLHLCAFEIGLYALGLHNFVSPNWLSRTYSSHVSWITGQAMEIGSAALTILVECWDGHLTPPEVASLADRASRARDSNMVRAAAELALSCLPHAHALNPNEIQRALVQCKEQDNLMLEKACMAVEEAAKGGGVYPEVLFEVAHQWFWLYEQTAGGSSTAREGATSCSVNGIRAAGEVGRGLPEGRGGPGTEPVTVAAAAVTAAATVVPVISVGSSLYPGPGLGHGHSPGLHPYTALQPHLPCSPQYLTHPAHPAHPMPHIPRPAVFPVPSSAYPQGVHPAFLGAQYPYSVTPPSLAATAVSFPVPSMAPITVHPYHTEPGLPLPTSVACELWGQGTVSSVHPASTFPAIQGASLPALTTQPSPLVSGGFPPPEEETHSQPVNPHSLHHLHAAYRVGMLALEMLGRRAHNDHPNNFSRSPPYTDDVKWLLGLAAKLGDRHGDAAAAEPRSCPQPPACPGLPPTGAALPAGIHAVHPPSLDPPDPCRLRRLCECDPQCPQRLLPDAHGHDAVQRHPTEPQAQQTDQGAVAAGLTRDDHLLPLSLAPLGPYTGTQACGYGGPAHRGSESWLDRSSPLSSLVTQTGSCSWAVAWGQDVSDPRSLGLGERTLLGRGRWVASGIYLAFINI; translated from the exons ATGGAGCTGATGTTCGCGGAGTGGGAGGACGGGGAGCGCTTCTCATTTGAGGATTCGGACCGCTTTGAGGAGGATTCGCTCTGTTCCTTCATCTCCGAGGCCGAGAGCCTCTGCCAGAACTGGCGGGGATGGCGCAAACAGTCAGCGGGGCCCAATTCTCCCACTGGCGGCGGTGGCGGAGGTGGCAGTGGCGGTACCAGAATGCGAG ATGGACTGGTGATTCCATTGGTGGAGCTGTCGGCAAAGCAGGTGGCATTTCATATCCCATTTGAAGTGGTAGAGAAAGTTTACCCCCCAGTGCCTGAGCAGCTACAGCTCCGAATTGCTTTTTGGAGCTTCCCTGAGAACGAAGAGGATATTCG GCTGTATTCTTGCCTGGCCAATGGCAGTGCAGACGAGTTCCAGCGAGGGGATCAGCTCTTCCGTATGAGGGCTGTGAAGGATCCATTGCAGATAG GGTTCCACCTGAGTGCTACAGTGGTGCCTCCTCAGATGGTCCCCCCAAAAGGGGCCTACAACGTGGCCGTGATGTTCGATCGCTGCCGGGTCACTTCCTGCAGCTGTACCTGTGGGGCTGGAGCCAAATGGTGCACCCACGTCGTGGCACTCTGTCTCTTCCGCATCCACAAT GCTTCTGCAGTCTGCCTGCGTGCCCCAGTCTCAGAGTCCCTGTCACGGCTACAGAGGGACCAGCTGCAGAAGTTTGCTCAGTACCTCATCAGTGAGCTCCCTCAGCAG ATCCTCCCCACAGCTCAGCGTCTCCTGGATGAACTCCTCTCCTCCCAGTCAACAGCCATCAATACAGTGTGTGGAGCCCCAG ACCCCACAGCAGGGCCCTCCGCCTCAGACCAGAGTACTTGGTATTTAGATGAGTCCACGCTCACCGACAACATCAAGAAGACACTCCACAAATTTTGTGGCCCCTCCCCTGTGGTGTTCAG TGATGTAAATTCCATGTATCTGTCTTCCACGGAGCCTCCCGCCGCTGCTGAATGGGCATGTCTGCTACGCCCTCTGAGGGGCCGGGAACCAGAGGGTGTCTGGAACCTGCTTAGCATTGTGCGGGAGATGTTCAAGCGGAGGGACAGCAATGCTGCCCCCTTGTTGGAAATCCTCACTGACCAGTGCCTCACCTATGAGCAG ATAACAGGTTGGTGGTATAGTGTGCGCACCTCAGCCTCCCACAGCAGCGCCAGTGGGCACACAGGCCGTAGCAATGGGCAGTCCGAGGTGGCAGCACATGCATGTGCCAGCATGTGTGACGAGATGGTCACACTGTGGAGGCTGGCTGTGTTGGACCCTGCACTCAGTCCCCAGCG CCGCCGGGAATTGTGTGCACAGCTGCGCCAGTGGCAACTGAAGGTGATTGAGAATGTGAAGCGGGGGCAGCACAAGAAGACATTGGAGCGGCTCTTTCCTGGCTTCCGGCCAGCGGTGGAAGCTTGCTACTTTAACTGGGAAGAGGCCTACCCACTTCCTGGTGTCACCTACAGTGGCACTGATCGGAAGCTGGCACTGTGCTGGGCCCGGGCCCTGCCGCCTCGACCAGGCACTTCCCGCTCAGGGGGCCTGGAGGAATCCAGGGACCGGCCCCGACCTCTTCCTACTGAGCCAGCTGTGCGGCCCAAAGAGCCTGGGGCCAAGCGCAAGGGATTGGGTGAGGGGGTTCCCTCGTCACAGCGGGGTCCCCGCCGCCTCTCAACTGAGGGGGTAGAAAAAGCCCTGCATAAGATGGGTTCAGGTGGGGGCAAAGCCAAGGCACTGGGCGGGGCTGGCAGTGGGGGCAAGGGCTCAGCAGGCGGCGGGAGCAAGCGACGGCTGAGCAGTGAAGACAGTTCCTTGGAACCAGATCTAGCAGAGATGAGCCTGGATGACAGCAGCTTGGCCCTGGGTGCTGAGGCCAGCACCTTTGGTGGATTCCCTGAGAGCCCTCCACCCTGCCCTACTCCTGGTGGCCCCCGAGGCCCTTCTACCTTCCTCCCTGACCCCCCAGATACCTATGAAGAAGATGGTGGTGTGTACTTCTCAGAGGGGCCTGAGCTTCCTACACCCTCTGCTCACCCCCCCGGTCTCCTACCCAGGGAGATCTGTACCCAGGATGACCTCCCTTCCACCGATGAGTGTGGCGATGGTCTCCCTAAGGCCAAAGAGGCAGCCCCTACAGTTGGAGAAGATGATGATGACTACCAGGCATATTATCTGAATGCCCAGGACGGGGCTGGGGGCGAGGAGGAGAAGGcggagggtggggctggggaagaGCATGACCTATTTGCCGGACTGAAGCCACTGGAACAGGAGAGCCGCATGGAG GTATTATTTGCCTGTGCTGAGGCCCTGCATGCGCATGGCTACAGCAATGAGGCCTCCCGTCTCACCGTGGAGCTTGCCCAGGACCTGCTAGCCAACCCACCCGACCTCAAGGTAGAGCCGCCCCCTGCCAAG GGCAAGAAGAACAAGGTATCCACAAGCCGTCAAACCTGGGTGGCTACCAACACTCTGACCAAGGCAGCCTTCTTGCTAACAGTGCTAAGTGAGCGTCCAGAGCACCACAACCTAGCCTTCCGAGTTGGCATGTTTGCTTTGGAGCTACAGCGGCCGCCAGCTTCTACCAAGGCCTTGGAG GTGAAACTGGCATACCAGGAGTCTGAGGTAGCCGCCCTGCTCAAGAAGATCCCTCTGGGGCCGAGTGAGATGAGCACCATGCGGTGCCGGGCAGAGGAGCTCCGGGAAGGGACACTCTGTGACTATCGGCCTGTGTTGCCCCTCATGCTGGCCAGTTTCATCTTTGACGTTCTCTGTACTCCAG TGGTTTCTCCCACGGGTTCCCGGCCCCCAAGTCGCAACTGGAACAATGAGATGCCTGGGGAtgaggagctgggatttgaagcaGCAGTTGCTGCCTTGG gcatgaaaacaacagtGAGCGAGGCAGAGCATCCCCTCCTGTGTGAGGGCACACGTCGGGAGAAGGGTGACCTGGCACTGGCACTAATGATCACTTATAAGGATGACCAGGCTAAGCTCAAGAAG ATCTTAGACAAACTCTTGGACCGGGAGAGTCAGACCCATAAGCCACAGACACTGAGTTCGTTCTACTCATCTAGCCGCCCTGCCACAGCCAGCCAGAGGTCTCCTTCAAAGCACGGGGGTCCATCTGCCCCAGGGGCCCTGCAGCCTTTGACCTCAGGCTCTGCAGGGCCTGCTCAGCCAGGGAGTGTGGCAGGGGCTGGGCCAGGCCCCACTGAGGGCTTCACAGAGAAGAATGTGCCTG AGAGTTCCCCACATTCCCCCTGTGAGGGACTCCCACCAGAAGCAGCTTTGGCTCTAAGGCCGGAAGGGAAGGTTCCAAGCCGCCTGGCACTTGGCAGTCGTGGAGGCTACAATGGTCGGGGCTGGGGGTCCCCAGGACGGCCTAAGAAGAAGCACACTG GCATGGCCAGCATTGACAGCAGTGCCCCTGAAACAACGTCGGATAGTTCTCCCACCCTAAGCCGAAGGCCACTTCGAGGGGGCTGGGCCCCCACCTCCTGGGGTCGAGGACAGGACAGTGACAGCATTAGCAGCTCTTCCTCCGACTCCCTGGGTTCCTCATCCTCCAGTGGAAGTCGCCGGGCCAGCGCCAGTGGAGGGGCCCGGGCCAAAACAGTTGAAGTTGGCAG GTACAAGGGCCGTCGCCCCGAGAGTCATGCCCCCCATGTACCCAATCAGCCGTCAGAGGCAGCTGCACACTTCTACTTCGAACTGGCGAAGACAGTGCTGATCAAGGCAGGGGGCAACAGCAGCACTTCCATTTTCACACATCCATCTTCCTCAGGGGGCCATCAGGGTCCTCACCGCAACCTGCACCTTTGCGCCTTCGAGATTGGGCTTTATGCCCTTGGCCTGCACAACTTTGTTTCTCCCAACTGGCTCTCACGTACCTATTCTTCCCATGTTTCCTGGATTACAG GTCAGGCTATGGAGATTGGCAGCGCAGCCCTGACTATATTGGTAGAATGCTGGGATGGGCACCTGACGCCCCCTGAGGTTGCATCCCTGGCTGACAGGGCATCACGGGCACGAGACTCGAATATGGTGAGGGCAGCAGCAGAGCTAGCCCTAAGCTGCCTGCCTCATGCCCATGCATTGAACCCCAATGAGATCCAGCGGGCCCTGGTGCAGTGCAAGGAGCAG GATAACCTGATGTTGGAGAAGGCCTGCATGGCAGTGGAAGAGGCGGCTAAGGGTGGGGGCGTGTACCCCGAAGTGTTGTTTGAGGTTGCTCACCAGTGGTTCTGGCTATATGAGCAAACAGCAGGTGGCTCATCCACAGCCCGTGAAGGGGCTACAAGCTGTAGTGTCAATGGGATCAGGGCAGCTGGGGAGGTTGGGCGGGGGCTGCCTGAGGGCAGGGGGGGCCCGGGGACTGAGCCAGTTACGGTGGCGGCAGCAGCAGTGACAGCAGCAGCCACAGTGGTGCCAGTCATCTCAGTGGGGTCCAGTTTATATCCTGGTCCAGGACTTGGGCATGGCCACTCCCCTGGCCTGCACCCCTATACTGCTCTACAGCCCCATCTGCCCTGCAGCCCTCAGTACCTCACCCACCCAGCTCACCCTGCCCACCCTATGCCTCATATACCCCGGCCTGCCGTCTTCCCCGTGCCCAGCTCTGCATACCCACAG GGTGTGCATCCTGCATTCCTGGGGGCTCAGTATCCTTACTCAGTGACTCCCCCCTCACTTGCTGCCACTGCTGTGTCTTTCCCCGTCCCTTCCATGGCACCCATCACAGTACATCCCTATCACACAGAGCCAGGGCTCCCACTGCCCACCAGTGTGGCCTGTGAGTTGTGGGGACAGGGAACAG TGAGCAGTGTCCATCCAGCTTCCACGTTTCCAGCCATCCAGGGTGCCTCGCTGCCAGCCCTGACCACACAGCCCAGCCCTCTGGTGAGCGGCGGTTTTCCACCACCTGAGGAGGAGACTCACAGTCAGCCTGTCAACCCACACAGCTTACACCACCTGCACGCTGCCTACCGAGTTG gAATGCTGGCGCTGGAGATGCTGGGTCGCCGGGCACACAATGACCACCCCAACAACTTTTCCCGCTCCCCCCCATACACTGATGATGTCAAATGGTTGCTGGGGCTGGCAGCAAAGCTGG GAGATCGTCATGGAGACGCTGCAGCGGCTGAGCCCCGCTCATGCCCACAACCACCTGCGTGCCCCGGCCTTCCACCAACTGGTGCAGCGCTGCCAGCAGGCATACATGCAG TACATCCACCATCGCTTGATCCACCTGACCCCTGCCGACTACGACGACTTTGTGAATGCGATCCGCAGTGCCCGCAGCGCCTTCTGCCTGACGCCCATGGGCATGATGCAGTTCAACGACATCCTACAGAACCTCAAGCGCAGCAAACAGACCAAGGAGCTGTGGCAGCGGGTCTCACTCGAGATGACCACCTTCTCCCCTTGAGTCTGGCCCCCCTAGGGCCCTATACAGGGACGCAGGCCTGTGGCTATGGGGGTCCCGCACACAGGGGAAGTGAATCTTGGCTGGACAGATCATCCCCACTCAGTTCGCTGGTCACCCAGACGGGCAGCTGCTCATGGGCTGTAGCTTGGGGCCAAGATGTCTCAGACCCTAGAAGCCTAGGGTTGGGGGAGAGAACCCTGTTGGGGAGGGGGCGTTGGGTGGCCTCTGGTATTTATTtggcatttataaatatataa